Genomic segment of Serinicoccus hydrothermalis:
ACGACGGGCGCGGTCTCGGTCCCAAGTTCGCCAAGGCTCTGCACGCGGCGCTCGGCGACATTTTCGAGGACTTCGGCGACGAAACCATCACGAGCTCTAGCCACCTGGAGAAGCTCGCACTCATCCAACCCGGTGTCGGCCGGGACAGCATCTCCGACTTCGCGACCAACCTCATCAAGCACTTCCTGCTCGACTACACTGAAAAGTTCGCGAAGAAGCACTTGGCCGAGAGCGACGTCAAGCAGGTGACGGTCCAACGCGCCGCATTTAACTACGGCACCGAGACGTGGATGTCCCGCACCTACACACTCCCGTGGACCGACGGCGACTTCGTCATGCTCACCCCGGCTGACCTGCTTACGAGAGACGACACCTGGATCAACCGCGCCGACATGCTTGGGAACTTCGACCGTCTGCCCGGCGTCGTCGACAATGACCAACTCCGGGCTGACGTCAACCGGTACTTCAAGTCCGCACTCACGAGCAAACCCACCGCACGTGAGCGCGACCGGGCACGCGCCGCGACGATCCTCGCCTTCCCTGAGTTGATCGACTGCTACATCAAGCTGAAGGAGGACACTGGCGACCAGGCCGTCGCCACCAGCAGGGAGAAGGTCGACAGCACCTTGCGCCTGGCGCGGCAGGCGCAAGCTGCAGCACGCGACATCAGCGACAAGACCGACCTGTTCGCGAGGCCGTGGACATCCTTCGACGAGGCCCTGGCGGCTGTTCACATCTTCAAAGATTACGTGGAGAACCAGGACGGGTACCGGATCATCAACCGAGGCGACGGGAAGCCGCTCGCGAGCGAAGCTGAGGTGCAGGCCTTCTTCGGCCTCCTTCTCCAGGCCAGCCGGTTCGACGTCAACCGGGAACCCAACAACGGCCGCGGTCCCGTGGACTTCAAGCTCTCGATGGGCTTGGACAAGAGCCTTATCGAGTTCAAGCTTGCGAAGAGCAGCAGCCTCGAACGGAACCTGCGCAACCAGGTCAATATCTACGAGGCGGCGAACAAGACGAAGAAGTCGGTGTTCGTCGTCATCTGCTACACCGCAGCGGACAAGACTAAAGTCGACCGCGTCATCAAGAAGCTGAGACTCGACCAGCCCGACGCCCGCCCACTGGTGGTCATCGACGCCCGCGCCGACAACAAGCCGTCCGCCTCCAGGGCCTGACTCCGAACCAATTCTGACCGCGAAGTCTTGCCACGTTGCTAGGTAGCCGGGCCATCTGGCGTCGTTCCAACCCACCTGCCTCGAGTCGGGACTGCAGCGCGTCAACTCTGGGCGGTGAGCCGCCCGGGAAAGTGCTGCTGGAGGACCGCCCATCGGCATGAGGGCGATGTCACGAGCAGGAGGGGAGGCCGCTCATTTGCGTTGACGACCCGCTGAGAAGCGACAGTGCGCCCGTCCGCCCACAGAGCTGCTGAAGGTGTGTGCGCAAGCACGTCAGGCCTGGCATCAGGTGTCTGGTTACCCCGGGTGGGTCCGTTGAGCGTGGTGGACGACCGGGACATCTATTGCAAGCGCCGGTAGCAGCCCTCGCTGCCGTGGCCGCAGGTAGAGTCCGCGAGGTGGGCCGACGACTGTGGATCGACGCCTCCGCGGGGGTGGCCGGGGACATGCTGCTCGGCGCACTCCTCGACGCGGGGGCGCGCCTGGGCGCGGTTCAGGAGGCGGTGGCCACGGTCGCTCCGGGGGCCGTCGACCTGGTCCCGGACCGGGTCACCCGGGCCGGGCTCGCCGCGACCCAGCTGCACGTCCGGCCGCGCGCGCGGGCCGAGGAGCACCGCGCGTGGCCGGAGCTCCGCCGGCTGCTGGAGGGCGCTGCGCTCCCCGGACCCGTCCACGACCTGGCTCTCGCCACCTTCGCGAGGCTGGCGGTCGCAGAGTCTCGCGCTCACGGCGTGCCCGAGGAGCAGGTGCACTTCCACGAGGTGGGCGCCTGGGACTCGGTCGCCGACGTCGTCGGCGTCGCCGCGGCGCTGCACGACCTGGCCGTGGACCACGTCAGCTGCACCCGGGTCGGCCTCGGCTCGGGCACCGTCCGGACCGCGCACGGCACGATGCCCGTCCCGGTCCCTGCGGTCGTCGAGCTGCTCGGGGCGAGCAGCGTGGAGGCGGCCGCGGATGCCGATCTCGTGGGGGAGTGCGCCACGCCGACGGGGGTTGCGCTGCTCGCAGAGGTGACCCAGGGCCACGGCCCGGTCAACGCTCCCCCTGGTCGCGTCACCGGCAGCGGGGTCGGTGCCGGCAGCCGCGACACGGCAGGCCGCGCCAACGTCGTGCGGGTCGTGCTGCACGAGCAGACGGACGAGGCCGAGGACACCGACACCGGCGAGGAGGCGCTGGTCGAGCTCGCCGCCACGGTCGACGACCTGGACCCCCGCGCCTGGCCGCCGGTGCTGGAGACGCTGCTGGCGGCCGGCGCCCTCGATGCCTGGCTGGTGCCGGTGCACATGAAGAAGGGCCGCCCCGGCGTCGTGGTCCACGCCCTGGCCCGCCCGGCGGACCGGGCCGCCGTCGCCGAGGTGATGATGCGGCATACCTCGACCCTCGGCGTCCGGTGGCACGAGGTGGGCCGGTTCGTCCTGGACCGGGTATGGCGTGAGGTCCGGCTCGGCGACGACGGCACCACGGTGCGGGTCAAGCTGGGCCTCCGGGACGGCGTCGTGCAGACCGTCACGCCGGAGTTCGAGGACGTGCGGGCGGTCGCCGAGGCCACCGGGCGACCGGTCCGGCACCTGCTGCGGGACGTCGAGGTCGCCGCTCAGCTCGCGGGCTGGGAGCCGGGCGCCGAGATCTGAGCGGCCAGGTGGCCGGCGCCGTAGCCGTTGTCAATGTTGACCACGGCCACCCCCGGCGCGCAGCTGTTGAGCATCGTCAGCAGCGCGGCGACGCCTCCGAACGACGCGCCGTAGCCCACCGACGTCGGCACCGCGACGACCGGCACCCCGACCAGGCCGGCGACGACCGAGGGCAGGGCACCGTCCATCCCCGCCGCGACGACGATCGCCCGCACCGCCGGGTCGCGCAGCTCCTCGAGGCGGTCGAGCAGCCGGTGCAGCCCGGCGACGCCGACGTCGACGACGAGCCGGGTGTCCCTGCCGAGGTGGCGCGCCGTCACCAGGGCCTCCTGGGCGACGGGGAGGTCCGAGGTGCCGGCCGCGAGGACGAGCACCCGCCCGCCCTGCGGGGCCGGCGGCTCGGCGGGCCAGGCCACGACCCGGGCCAGCGGGTCGTGGTGCGCATCCGGCAGCTCGTGCTGGACCAGTGCGGCGACGCCCTCCCCGATGCGGGTGAAGAGGACCGGCCCCGGGTCTCCCGACTCCCGCCACGTGCGCGCGACCCGCGCCACCTGATCCGGGGTCTTCGCGTCGCAGAGCACGGCCTCGGGATAGCCCCGTCGGGTCGAGCGCTGCAGGTCGAGCCGGATGTCCTCCGGCGCGGTGCCGTCGGCGGGGTCGGTGCTCACCCGACCGCGCCCCGCAGACCCATCGCCTCCAGCGTGAAGACGCCGGACTGCAGGCCGGCGAGGTCGATCGTGGTGTGCCGGAAGCCGATCCGCCGGAACTGCGCCACGACCT
This window contains:
- the larC gene encoding nickel pincer cofactor biosynthesis protein LarC, with the protein product MGRRLWIDASAGVAGDMLLGALLDAGARLGAVQEAVATVAPGAVDLVPDRVTRAGLAATQLHVRPRARAEEHRAWPELRRLLEGAALPGPVHDLALATFARLAVAESRAHGVPEEQVHFHEVGAWDSVADVVGVAAALHDLAVDHVSCTRVGLGSGTVRTAHGTMPVPVPAVVELLGASSVEAAADADLVGECATPTGVALLAEVTQGHGPVNAPPGRVTGSGVGAGSRDTAGRANVVRVVLHEQTDEAEDTDTGEEALVELAATVDDLDPRAWPPVLETLLAAGALDAWLVPVHMKKGRPGVVVHALARPADRAAVAEVMMRHTSTLGVRWHEVGRFVLDRVWREVRLGDDGTTVRVKLGLRDGVVQTVTPEFEDVRAVAEATGRPVRHLLRDVEVAAQLAGWEPGAEI
- the larB gene encoding nickel pincer cofactor biosynthesis protein LarB, with the protein product MSTDPADGTAPEDIRLDLQRSTRRGYPEAVLCDAKTPDQVARVARTWRESGDPGPVLFTRIGEGVAALVQHELPDAHHDPLARVVAWPAEPPAPQGGRVLVLAAGTSDLPVAQEALVTARHLGRDTRLVVDVGVAGLHRLLDRLEELRDPAVRAIVVAAGMDGALPSVVAGLVGVPVVAVPTSVGYGASFGGVAALLTMLNSCAPGVAVVNIDNGYGAGHLAAQISAPGSQPAS